In Erigeron canadensis isolate Cc75 chromosome 6, C_canadensis_v1, whole genome shotgun sequence, the following are encoded in one genomic region:
- the LOC122603850 gene encoding transcription termination factor MTERF8, chloroplastic, with amino-acid sequence MMTTSCPSLPFMSGTTSSGRRDASFTSRRRTPLTPFFYAANPQQQQLRLGKPPRLFRCSATSVSSSSSTSTTTTGTGTPLFSLLLEIGMTLKATEALFEYLKFQPFESIRTQIHSLQNLGIHGPLLTRLIRKRPNLLIAPQVHSLLAFLSTNHLLLDGATLIEPAQLARLLSATDPLYLSGFEAKVHLLLDLGIPLHSLPHVLNNLNLSKALCIKSSQDIHTIISFLNRFGGMDLILRRPAILNFDLDTQLVPRIEFFLNMSGGDEAATTTVLLKLPFILAYSVQHYTNHVHFFRSFAGLTDDEIFKIILVYPSLFSASQKRKLQPRIEFLKQCGFTSNEIYKLLVKAPLFLSLSFEDNLSHKLVLLLKIGYEHRTKELGLAMGWVCRTSCKNMQEVISLFLNYGLTCEEILAMGKKHPQVLQYNHKSMKQKMDYLTEDMGYEVREMLAFPAFLGYGFHGRIKHRFEASGKISGEGVSINKLFSMSTARFSKKQEQKLPVTITKSR; translated from the exons ATGATGACGACGAGTTGCCCCTCTTTGCCTTTCATGTCTGGTACTACTAGTAGCGGAAGAAGAGATGCTTCTTTTACTAGCAGGAGGAGGACACCTCTCACCCCTTTCTTCTATGCTGCTAacccacaacaacaacaactacgATTGGGCAAGCCTCCACGCTTATTCCGATGCTCCGCCACCtctgtttcttcttcttcttcaacatcaacgacaacaacag GCACAGGCACTCCTCTGTTTTCTCTCTTGCTTGAAATTGGTATGACCCTCAAAGCCACGGAGGCTCTTTTCGAATACCTAAAGTTTCAACCTTTCGAATCCATTCGCACCCAAATCCATTCTCTTCAAAACCTTGGTATTCATGGTCCTCTCCTGACCAGACTTATTAGAAAAAGGCCCAATCTTTTGATTGCTCCTCAAGTCCATTCCCTGCTTGCTTTTCTTTCCACCAACCATCTCCTTCTCGACGGTGCTACCCTGATTGAGCCTGCCCAGCTTGCACGCCTTTTGTCCGCTACAGACCCTCTCTATTTGTCCGGTTTTGAAGCAAAGGTTCACTTGCTGTTGGATCTTGGCATTCCCTTACACAGCCTTCCTCATGTTCTCAACAATCTTAATTTATCTAAGGCCCTGTGTATTAAGTCCTCTCAAGATATTCATACTATTATCTCCTTTTTGAACCGCTTTGGTGGTATGGACTTGATACTTCGTCGTCCGGCCATTCTCAATTTTGATCTCGATACCCAGCTGGTCCCTAGAATCGagttctttttgaacatgagCGGGGGAGATGAGGCTGCGACAACTACTGTTTTGCTTAAACTTCCTTTCATCTTAGCCTACTCCGTCCAACACTATACTAATCATGTTCACTTCTTCCGATCTTTTGCTGGCTTGACCGATGATGAGATTTTTAAAATCATACTCGTGTATCCAAGCTTGTTTAGCGCTAGCCAGAAAAGGAAACTACAACCTCGGATCGAATTCCTTAAGCAATGCGGTTTCACTTCCAATGAAATCTATAAACTTTTAGTCAAAGCCCCTCTTTTTCTTAGCTTGTCGTTTGAAGATAACCTTTCACATAAATTGGTTCTGTTGCTCAAGATTGGGTATGAACATAGAACAAAGGAACTGGGTTTGGCGATGGGATGGGTGTGCAGAACTAGTTGTAAGAACATGCAGGAGGTGATTAGTCTCTTCTTGAATTATGGGTTGACTTGTGAAGAAATTCTTGCCATGGGAAAGAAACATCCGCAAGTATTGCAATACAATCATAAATCAATGAAACAGAAAATGGATTACTTAACTGAGGACATGGGGTATGAAGTTAGAGAGATGTTGGCATTTCCTGCTTTCCTTGGCTATGGATTTCATGGGAGGATTAAGCATAGGTTTGAAGCTAGTGGTAAAATTTCAGGTGAAGGGGTGTCAATTAACAAGCTATTTAGCATGTCTACAGCACGATTCTCTAAGAAACAAGAACAGAAGTTGCCTGTTACCATAACCAAAAGCAGGTGA